In the Helianthus annuus cultivar XRQ/B chromosome 11, HanXRQr2.0-SUNRISE, whole genome shotgun sequence genome, one interval contains:
- the LOC110888401 gene encoding uncharacterized protein LOC110888401 codes for MPPRHPPRRNTRINHERNNTSSNETPVDPNIVNAINQAVAGLLPNLVAQTAEAVIQQTRHPEHTNTNPISGGQTHDAQTWWEGYKQVKGGDDFDANLSWVDFRNIFYDKYFSTADKEAYIREYAVIRQGSDEPASEFITRFSRLASIVGDVAGSAEVQAEKCKWAVNDRIRKSIMYIKFKDITEVADAIKTFEFERKEFLSRTGDNKKRNREGQFKQEIGQSSTTPPHQARKVQGNPNFGNQARPWQPRLQNPRPAQNQIQLYAEPIRAQPLNQQVNPNQITYPLCNTCGKRHQGICHRSTGACFRCGQTGHMIKECPKKDTKKNHQPNVGGRVFALSATDAANVPGTVSGTLQIGEHSIYVLFDTGATHSLVSHSFTKYLPIRPTLLDHPFTISTPMENSSE; via the exons atgcctcctcGTCATCCGCCACGTAGGAATACTCGTATTAACCATGAACGTAACAACACTTCTTCGAATGAGACTCCAGTTGATCCAAACATAGTTAATGCTATCAACCAGGCTGTTGCTGGGTTGCTTCCAAACCTTGTTGCCCAAACAGCTGAGGCCGTTATTCAACAAACTCGTCATCCAGAACACACTAACACTAATCCAATCTCTGGTGGTCAAACCC atgacgcacaaacttggtgggaaGGATATAAGCAAGTCAAAGGAGGGGATGATTTTGACGCTAATCTTTCATGGGTCGACTTTCGTAATATCTTTTACGACAAGTATTTTTCGACCGCTGATAAAGAAGCTTATATCAGGGAGTATGCAGTGATTCGACAGGGGAGTGATGAACCAGCCTCTGAGTTCATTACTCGATTTTCAAGATTGGCTAGTATTGTAGGAGATGTTGCAGGATCAGCAGAAGTCCAGGCTGAAAAATGCAAGTGGGCAGTTAATGATCGAATTCGGAAGTCGATCATGTACATAAAATTTAAGGATATCACCGAagttgctgatgcaatcaaaacttttgaattcgaAAGGAAAGAATTCCTATCTCGAACTGGGGATAATAAGAAGAGAAATAGGGAAGGCCAATTTAAGCAGGAAATCGGCCAATCGTCCACTACACCACCACATCAAGCTCGCAAAGTGCAAGGAAATCCAAACtttggaaatcaagcacgtccatgGCAACCTAGACTTCAAAACCCGAGGCCTGCTCAAAACCAAATTCAGTTGTATGCAGAACCTATTAGAGCTCAACCACTAAATCAACAAGTAAACCCGAATCAGATTACATACCCTCTATGTAATACTTGTGGTAAGAGACATCAAGGCATATGTCACCGAAGTACAGGAGCCTGCTTTAGATGTGGCCAAACTGGACACATGATCAAGGAATGTCCTAAGAAAGATACTAAGAAGAATCATCAACCCAATGTTGGAGGAAGAGTTTTCGCACTTTCTGCTACTGACGCTGCTAATGTTCCAGGTACTGTATCTGGAACCCTTCAGATTGGTGAACATAGTATCTATGTGTTATTCGATACAGGAGCGACTCATTCTTTAGTATCCCATTCGTTTACTAAGTATCTTCCGATAAGACCAACTCTCTTAGATCACCCTTTCACCATTTCCACTCCCATGGAAAATTCATCC gaatag